A genome region from Geobacter pickeringii includes the following:
- a CDS encoding vitamin B12-dependent ribonucleotide reductase has product MAEAKTTAEIPGLSKNACTVLEKRYLKRDTEGKVLETPVDMFQRVARSIAEADRNFDKKADTKALAAKFYDIMTSFEFLPNSPTLMNAGRELGQLSACFVLPVGDSMEDIFDAVKYTALIHKSGGGTGFSFSRLRPANDVVRSTSGISSGPISFMRVFDAATETIKQGGTRRGANMGILRVDHPDIVNFIMCKDDQKHLNNFNISVGLTEPFMEAVEKDQDYDLLNPRDGKKCGTLNARKVFSRVVKQAWKNGEPGIIFLDRLNKDNPTPHVGQIESTNPCGEQPLLPYESCNLGSINLGMMVKGGEVTWTRLKEVVRLAVHFLDNVIEVNNYPLPQISEMTRANRKIGLGVMGWADMLILLGIPYNSPEAVRLGEKVMHFINDEGHAYSRELAAVRGTFPNFAGSIYDKPGEGAIRNATVTTIAPTGTISIIANASSGVEPLFAVSFVRQVLDKNILVEVNPIFERIAKERGFYSEELMQRIAEHGTVHDIEEVPEDVRRVFVTAHDITPEVHIEMQAAFQKYTDNAVSKTVNFPNNATIEDVEKVYRLAYTLDCKGVTIYRDGSRDEQVLSTGKKEEKEKAAPQEDKWTIKRDRPKALKGWTYQMQTGCGPLYITINEDKAGLFELFTTMGKAGGCAASQSEAIGRMVSLAWRSGVQARQVIKQLLGISCHLPAGFGDNKVLSCADAVAKAIQSHMQAAGYDLGLESQAPDRGACPECGGIVEHEGGCAVCRVCGYSECA; this is encoded by the coding sequence ATGGCAGAGGCGAAGACCACAGCGGAAATCCCGGGACTTTCGAAGAACGCATGCACCGTCCTCGAAAAGCGTTACCTCAAGCGTGATACCGAGGGAAAGGTCCTTGAAACCCCGGTGGACATGTTCCAGCGGGTGGCGCGGTCCATCGCCGAAGCGGACCGGAACTTCGACAAGAAAGCCGATACCAAAGCCCTTGCCGCCAAGTTCTACGACATAATGACCAGCTTCGAGTTCCTTCCCAACTCCCCCACCCTCATGAACGCCGGACGGGAACTGGGCCAGCTCTCCGCCTGTTTCGTCCTGCCGGTGGGCGACTCCATGGAGGACATCTTCGATGCGGTCAAGTACACTGCCCTGATCCACAAATCGGGTGGCGGTACCGGATTCTCCTTCTCGCGGCTGCGCCCGGCCAATGACGTGGTGCGCTCCACTTCGGGCATCTCCAGCGGCCCGATCTCCTTCATGCGGGTCTTCGATGCCGCCACCGAGACCATCAAGCAGGGAGGAACCCGGCGCGGCGCCAACATGGGGATCCTTCGCGTCGATCATCCGGACATCGTGAATTTCATCATGTGCAAGGATGACCAGAAGCATCTGAACAACTTCAACATCTCCGTGGGGCTCACCGAACCGTTCATGGAGGCGGTGGAGAAGGATCAGGATTACGACCTCCTCAATCCCCGCGACGGCAAGAAGTGCGGCACCCTCAACGCCCGCAAGGTCTTCAGCCGGGTCGTCAAGCAGGCATGGAAAAACGGCGAGCCGGGGATCATCTTCCTCGACCGCCTCAACAAGGACAACCCGACCCCCCACGTGGGGCAGATCGAATCGACCAACCCCTGCGGCGAGCAGCCGCTCCTCCCCTACGAGTCGTGCAACCTCGGCTCCATCAACCTCGGGATGATGGTGAAGGGTGGCGAGGTCACCTGGACCCGTCTCAAGGAAGTGGTGCGGCTGGCGGTCCACTTCCTCGACAACGTGATCGAGGTGAACAATTATCCCCTTCCCCAGATCAGCGAGATGACCCGCGCAAACCGCAAGATCGGCCTCGGCGTCATGGGATGGGCCGACATGCTGATCCTCCTCGGCATCCCCTACAACTCACCCGAAGCGGTCCGCCTCGGCGAGAAGGTGATGCACTTCATCAATGACGAAGGGCACGCCTATTCCCGGGAACTGGCGGCAGTGCGCGGCACGTTCCCCAATTTCGCCGGGTCGATCTACGACAAGCCGGGCGAGGGGGCAATCCGCAACGCCACGGTGACCACCATCGCTCCCACCGGCACCATTTCGATCATCGCCAACGCCTCCAGCGGCGTCGAGCCACTCTTCGCCGTCTCCTTCGTCCGTCAGGTGCTCGACAAGAACATCCTCGTGGAGGTGAACCCGATCTTCGAGCGAATCGCCAAGGAGCGGGGCTTCTACTCCGAGGAACTGATGCAGCGGATCGCCGAGCACGGCACGGTCCACGACATCGAGGAGGTTCCCGAGGACGTGCGGCGGGTGTTCGTGACCGCCCACGACATCACCCCCGAAGTCCACATCGAGATGCAGGCCGCCTTCCAGAAGTACACCGACAACGCGGTCTCCAAGACGGTGAACTTCCCCAACAACGCCACCATCGAAGACGTCGAGAAGGTCTACCGTCTCGCCTACACCCTCGACTGCAAGGGGGTCACCATCTACCGCGACGGCTCCCGCGACGAGCAGGTCCTCTCCACCGGCAAAAAAGAGGAGAAGGAGAAGGCCGCACCGCAGGAAGACAAGTGGACGATCAAGCGGGACCGCCCGAAGGCGCTCAAGGGGTGGACCTATCAGATGCAGACCGGCTGCGGCCCGCTCTACATCACCATCAACGAGGACAAGGCTGGCCTCTTCGAGCTCTTCACCACCATGGGTAAGGCCGGCGGATGCGCCGCCTCCCAGAGCGAAGCGATCGGCCGGATGGTGTCGCTGGCGTGGCGCAGCGGCGTCCAGGCCCGCCAGGTGATCAAGCAGCTCCTCGGCATCTCCTGCCACCTCCCCGCCGGCTTCGGCGACAACAAGGTCCTCTCCTGCGCCGACGCCGTGGCCAAGGCGATCCAGAGCCACATGCAGGCCGCCGGCTACGACCTGGGGCTGGAAAGCCAGGCTCCGGACCGCGGCGCCTGCCCCGAGTGCGGCGGCATCGTGGAGCACGAAGGGGGCTGCGCCGTCTGCCGGGTCTGCGGCTACTCCGAATGCGCGTAG
- a CDS encoding Ig-like domain-containing protein, which produces MKLKNLSLFGILSVLAFVIAGCGGGGGGGGGGGGPTGTVVSGVASKGFISGATVKVFEIISSHNPAKSRVATTPLGQTTTGGDGFYAVNIGGVTNKSLLAEVSGGTYRDEATGTTRNLVDQFPSGLRAVFGNISGVVKRTGGMTMNVTPFTEMAYKDVTSGGTRPDNGKIAASNAKIATAFFGSPAFDIIQTRPVDITSAVSYRAGTAAQQTYALQLATLSQYQAAVGAGQTLDTIATALLGSIDPVTGQLPTNTQTALSSATYSFLINPLNTNSATQDPNATNANPNLPATITVAAQVTTASISTDLVAITVTVKNKAGTAVPAGTPVSFTIASGTGTLSATSATTDANGVATVNLSSTVVNAVAVNATSVAVSTATPVTVNFVNPNAPRSMTVTSSAPAAFLNGSLTLSANVTRAAGGPVPDGTAVTFAVTSGTGTLGTPTTTVGGVATVTLTSAVAGAVTVTATAGTVATPVSVNFVTKPTTATVKVATSGTLPVGTKIGTVTASLLYPAAKVVSSSISGVASGVGTPGAPLNVFFLATPDPTSVLLLWTDLNNVGIGTGEFATVTFSISSSITPDTIPTAADFSIAPNALVGDTTVSAATINGMSVIIPPNGVTIR; this is translated from the coding sequence ATGAAGCTCAAAAACCTATCTTTATTCGGGATCCTGTCTGTCCTTGCATTCGTCATCGCCGGATGCGGCGGGGGCGGCGGAGGGGGTGGAGGTGGGGGAGGACCAACGGGAACGGTGGTGAGTGGCGTTGCCTCTAAGGGGTTTATTAGCGGAGCAACGGTCAAGGTCTTCGAGATTATATCGAGCCACAATCCGGCCAAGTCTCGTGTAGCTACCACGCCACTGGGGCAGACCACGACCGGTGGTGATGGTTTCTATGCCGTTAATATTGGCGGTGTCACGAACAAGTCCCTGCTTGCCGAGGTTTCTGGTGGAACTTACCGTGATGAAGCGACCGGCACCACCAGAAACCTTGTCGACCAGTTCCCGAGCGGCTTAAGGGCGGTTTTCGGCAATATCTCCGGCGTCGTCAAGCGTACCGGCGGAATGACGATGAACGTCACGCCCTTTACCGAGATGGCGTACAAGGATGTCACCTCGGGAGGGACGCGGCCTGATAACGGCAAGATCGCCGCTTCCAACGCGAAGATCGCCACGGCCTTTTTCGGTTCGCCCGCGTTCGACATAATTCAGACGCGTCCGGTCGACATCACCAGTGCCGTCTCCTACCGCGCGGGGACTGCGGCTCAGCAAACCTATGCGTTGCAATTGGCCACTCTCTCCCAGTATCAGGCCGCCGTCGGGGCGGGGCAAACTCTTGACACCATAGCCACCGCTCTGCTGGGTAGTATCGATCCTGTGACCGGCCAGCTTCCCACAAATACCCAAACAGCCCTTAGCAGCGCAACCTATTCGTTCCTGATAAACCCTCTTAACACCAACAGCGCGACGCAGGATCCCAATGCGACCAACGCCAACCCGAATCTTCCCGCAACAATAACCGTTGCCGCCCAGGTTACAACTGCATCCATCAGTACTGACCTGGTTGCGATAACTGTAACGGTGAAAAACAAGGCGGGCACTGCAGTTCCTGCCGGTACGCCGGTCAGCTTCACGATAGCTTCGGGGACAGGGACGCTTTCCGCTACAAGCGCGACCACCGACGCTAATGGCGTGGCGACCGTCAACCTTTCAAGCACCGTGGTCAATGCCGTCGCCGTCAACGCCACATCCGTTGCCGTTTCAACAGCAACTCCCGTTACGGTCAACTTTGTCAACCCGAACGCTCCCCGGAGCATGACCGTCACCTCTTCGGCCCCTGCAGCGTTCCTGAATGGTTCTCTCACTCTGAGTGCCAATGTGACGCGCGCAGCCGGTGGTCCGGTTCCCGATGGCACGGCGGTAACCTTTGCGGTGACATCAGGAACGGGTACTCTCGGTACTCCTACGACTACCGTGGGTGGTGTTGCGACGGTGACCCTCACGAGCGCCGTCGCGGGCGCGGTGACGGTCACGGCCACGGCTGGGACCGTTGCGACTCCTGTTTCCGTCAATTTCGTGACCAAGCCGACCACGGCGACCGTCAAAGTAGCCACCAGCGGTACCCTGCCCGTTGGGACCAAAATAGGGACGGTGACAGCCAGTTTGCTGTACCCTGCCGCTAAAGTGGTTTCTTCCTCAATCAGTGGGGTTGCCTCAGGAGTTGGTACACCTGGAGCTCCTCTTAATGTGTTTTTCCTGGCGACTCCAGATCCGACTTCGGTGTTGTTACTGTGGACAGATTTGAATAATGTAGGTATAGGAACTGGTGAATTTGCTACCGTGACTTTTAGCATTAGTAGTTCAATTACCCCTGATACAATTCCTACTGCTGCAGATTTCAGTATTGCTCCGAATGCTCTTGTGGGAGACACTACCGTTTCTGCTGCAACCATAAATGGCATGTCGGTAATCATTCCACCCAATGGGGTCACTATCCGATGA
- a CDS encoding sensor domain-containing diguanylate cyclase: MPRCPKSTIENLEAEVRALRDLIEVASAVGSTLDLDSVLHSILTSAMRFAETPAGSIALYDGVRGELTLHAHKGLTADFVRTERWGVHGGGLTERVLTCGEILFVNDTAETTFFTNPIALKEGIRSLICIPLKVQSRTVGILYLDDFVPRDFDRKRMELLGVLASFAAMAIENAQLHERTRLMAITDALTGLYNHRYFQQIFSRELNRAKRYEKPFSIIMMDVDDFKKFNDAYGHPHGDKVLAAMGDILVEALRDSDMAFRYGGEEFIVLLPETDFPNAYQVAERLRELVERKSVLILKGVASHGVTVSVGVACYPRDGETRGELLKGVDDLMYRAKEFGKNRVYYREGAGE, from the coding sequence ATGCCACGCTGCCCCAAAAGCACGATAGAGAATCTTGAAGCCGAAGTGCGCGCCCTGCGCGACCTGATCGAGGTCGCTAGTGCGGTGGGATCCACTCTCGACCTCGATTCGGTGCTTCACTCCATTCTGACCAGCGCCATGCGCTTCGCCGAAACCCCCGCAGGGAGCATCGCCCTCTATGACGGCGTCCGTGGCGAGCTGACACTCCATGCCCACAAGGGGCTCACGGCCGACTTCGTCAGAACCGAACGGTGGGGTGTCCATGGCGGCGGGTTGACGGAGCGGGTGCTCACCTGCGGCGAAATCCTTTTCGTCAACGATACGGCCGAAACCACCTTCTTTACCAATCCCATTGCCCTTAAAGAGGGGATACGTTCCCTTATCTGCATCCCCCTCAAGGTCCAGAGCAGGACCGTCGGCATCCTTTACCTGGATGATTTTGTCCCGCGCGATTTCGACCGCAAACGGATGGAACTGCTGGGGGTCCTCGCGTCTTTTGCCGCCATGGCTATCGAGAATGCCCAGCTTCACGAGCGCACGCGACTCATGGCCATCACTGATGCCCTGACCGGGCTCTACAACCATCGCTATTTCCAACAGATTTTCAGCCGCGAGCTGAACCGTGCCAAGCGTTACGAAAAACCGTTCTCCATCATCATGATGGATGTGGATGACTTCAAGAAATTCAACGACGCCTACGGTCATCCCCACGGCGACAAGGTGCTTGCGGCCATGGGGGACATCCTGGTCGAAGCGTTGAGGGATTCCGATATGGCGTTCCGGTACGGCGGCGAGGAGTTTATCGTCCTCCTCCCCGAAACCGATTTCCCCAATGCCTACCAGGTGGCGGAACGCCTTCGCGAACTGGTGGAGCGAAAGAGCGTGTTGATTCTGAAAGGGGTGGCTTCCCATGGCGTCACGGTGAGCGTCGGCGTCGCCTGCTATCCGCGCGACGGCGAGACCCGGGGCGAGCTGCTCAAGGGGGTCGACGACCTCATGTACCGGGCCAAGGAGTTTGGCAAGAACCGGGTTTACTACCGGGAGGGGGCTGGGGAGTGA
- a CDS encoding right-handed parallel beta-helix repeat-containing protein produces the protein MRHLRGSSIGGRRGGLLIISCAAVLFSGCGMLHGLWGKGAVAPPAPTKIEGPAEKGARPVFPPVVSSSVASPKQAAQNDSPQHGLSPTTPPAPASETAAAPQAKPFRAPERAPLPGATRIAPPVAVSPNVPVYRDTVLTEDTVWRGEVVVEGSVTVSPQTTLTVEPGAVVRFRRTSAGIGAGPLLLVQGRLVARGSADSPVRFTSFFPEPQAGDWEGIVLLGSEKKNALEHTRIEGAAVGIDALYSTLSVRDGGIYSCGTGGRFQDSIVSVSGGEVAGCDVGVEFAESEADIRDASFGRNRAGIVLRGGSLNLEGVSAAANDRFGLAAVGGRIRVERSIFDRNGTGLVLDGCEGGVSRGRMAGNREFGIVLTRSRVKVVANEIADNEAVGLRVDDGKGVAWGNVFARNGRYDLYNAGSEEFRAMANWWGEDSPVAVGKRVFGAADEPGRGRVLLAPVLRVKPLLPALNYVAK, from the coding sequence GTGAGGCATCTTCGTGGCAGCAGCATCGGCGGCAGGAGAGGAGGATTGCTCATCATTTCCTGCGCAGCGGTTCTCTTCTCCGGTTGCGGAATGCTCCACGGCCTGTGGGGGAAGGGGGCCGTGGCTCCACCGGCACCCACCAAAATCGAAGGACCTGCCGAGAAGGGGGCACGTCCCGTTTTCCCCCCCGTGGTTTCCTCCTCTGTTGCCTCGCCGAAACAGGCGGCCCAGAACGATAGCCCGCAGCACGGTCTCTCGCCGACCACACCTCCCGCCCCGGCGTCCGAGACGGCGGCTGCTCCGCAGGCGAAGCCGTTCCGCGCGCCGGAACGGGCACCGCTTCCCGGCGCCACTCGCATCGCTCCTCCGGTTGCCGTGTCGCCGAACGTCCCTGTATATCGCGATACGGTCCTCACTGAAGATACGGTATGGCGGGGAGAGGTGGTTGTGGAGGGAAGCGTAACGGTTTCGCCCCAGACGACCCTGACGGTGGAGCCGGGCGCAGTGGTCCGTTTCCGGCGTACTTCGGCCGGGATTGGCGCGGGGCCGCTCCTGCTCGTACAGGGCCGTCTCGTGGCCCGGGGGAGCGCCGATTCCCCGGTGCGCTTTACCTCGTTCTTCCCCGAGCCCCAGGCGGGCGACTGGGAAGGAATAGTCCTTCTCGGGAGCGAGAAGAAGAACGCTCTCGAACATACCCGGATCGAAGGTGCTGCCGTCGGCATCGATGCCCTTTACTCCACGCTTTCCGTGCGGGATGGCGGCATTTACTCCTGCGGTACCGGCGGCAGGTTTCAGGACAGTATCGTCAGTGTCAGCGGTGGGGAGGTGGCGGGCTGCGATGTCGGCGTGGAGTTTGCGGAATCCGAGGCCGACATCCGCGATGCCTCGTTTGGGCGAAACCGCGCGGGGATCGTGCTGCGTGGCGGATCGCTCAATCTCGAAGGAGTGAGCGCTGCCGCCAACGACCGCTTCGGTCTGGCCGCCGTGGGGGGGAGGATCAGGGTTGAACGCAGCATCTTCGACCGCAACGGAACCGGCCTCGTCCTGGATGGCTGCGAAGGAGGGGTCTCCCGGGGGAGAATGGCGGGGAACCGTGAGTTCGGCATCGTTTTGACCCGTTCGCGGGTGAAAGTGGTGGCCAACGAGATTGCGGACAACGAGGCCGTGGGGTTGCGGGTTGATGACGGCAAAGGGGTTGCATGGGGAAACGTCTTTGCTCGTAACGGACGATACGACCTCTACAATGCCGGTTCGGAAGAGTTCAGGGCCATGGCCAACTGGTGGGGAGAAGACTCTCCCGTAGCCGTCGGGAAGAGGGTGTTCGGCGCGGCCGACGAGCCTGGCCGGGGGCGGGTGCTCCTGGCTCCCGTGCTCCGTGTGAAGCCCCTGTTGCCGGCCTTGAATTACGTTGCCAAATAG
- a CDS encoding aminotransferase class V-fold PLP-dependent enzyme, giving the protein MSLYLDNAATSYPKPDAVYDAVNHALREIGVGPGRGVHRRGMAATRLVFEAREAVAALFGIADSSRVVFTHSATEALNLALFGLLLPGDHVVTTTMEHNSLVRPLHLLQARGVEVTWVEADRRGSVTPAQIAAALRPETKLVALSHCSNVTGSVQPIGEIGRATRSAGAHFLVDAAQSAGMMPIDAPALGIDLLAAPGHKGLLGPQGTGILYVAEGVELAPLMVGGTGGFSAGPEQPDAMPERLESGTLDTPGIAGLKAGVEFIRDVGIDVVAAKEQRLIASIVEGLAAMAGVTCHGPVPGEPRGGVASFTVAGMDSQEIGFRLDREYDISVRVGLHCAPDAHRTIGTFPGGTVRVSPGYFTSDRDVEEFLAALGEIVGRKQP; this is encoded by the coding sequence ATGTCGCTTTATCTTGACAACGCGGCCACTTCATATCCGAAGCCCGATGCGGTCTACGATGCGGTGAATCACGCCCTCCGGGAGATCGGCGTCGGACCGGGGAGAGGGGTGCACCGGCGCGGGATGGCGGCCACGCGGCTCGTATTCGAAGCCCGGGAAGCCGTCGCCGCCCTCTTCGGCATTGCGGACTCATCCCGGGTAGTCTTTACCCACAGTGCCACGGAAGCTCTCAATCTCGCCCTCTTCGGCCTCCTGCTCCCCGGCGACCATGTCGTGACGACCACCATGGAGCACAACTCCCTGGTCCGACCGCTTCATCTCCTGCAGGCTCGAGGCGTTGAGGTGACCTGGGTCGAGGCTGACCGCCGCGGCTCCGTGACCCCTGCCCAGATAGCCGCAGCCCTTCGCCCCGAGACGAAACTCGTTGCCCTCTCGCACTGTTCCAACGTGACCGGCTCTGTCCAGCCCATTGGCGAAATTGGCCGCGCGACCCGCAGCGCCGGGGCGCACTTTCTCGTGGATGCCGCCCAGAGTGCTGGGATGATGCCGATCGATGCGCCGGCACTGGGGATCGACCTTTTGGCCGCTCCCGGCCACAAGGGGCTTCTGGGACCCCAGGGGACCGGCATCCTCTACGTTGCGGAGGGGGTTGAGCTCGCTCCCCTCATGGTCGGGGGAACCGGAGGATTCTCCGCGGGGCCGGAGCAACCGGATGCCATGCCCGAGAGGCTTGAAAGCGGAACTCTCGATACTCCCGGAATTGCCGGCCTCAAGGCGGGGGTCGAATTCATCCGCGATGTCGGAATTGATGTGGTCGCGGCGAAGGAACAGCGGCTCATCGCATCCATCGTGGAAGGCCTTGCCGCCATGGCGGGGGTAACCTGTCACGGTCCCGTGCCGGGCGAACCGCGGGGCGGGGTGGCGAGCTTCACCGTTGCCGGGATGGATTCCCAGGAAATCGGGTTTCGGCTTGACCGCGAGTACGACATCAGCGTCAGGGTCGGCCTTCACTGCGCCCCCGACGCGCACCGCACCATCGGCACCTTTCCCGGTGGTACGGTGCGGGTGAGCCCGGGCTATTTCACCTCTGACCGTGACGTCGAGGAGTTCCTCGCCGCCCTGGGGGAGATCGTCGGCAGAAAACAGCCATAG
- a CDS encoding PhoH family protein — MKNFVLDTNVLLYDPQALFKFEEHNLIIPITVIEEVDRFKKDMNETGRNARQVSRYLDELRKQGSLSAGISLESGGTLRVEMYEEKFMKNLPPELREERGDNRILAVAMRVKEQDGAIPIIFVTKDTNLRIKADALGITAEDYESDKVDIQELYSGCSEFDVASDLVDRFHGQGWVGINGYQLYPNQCVTLRDETNPSHTASGKYRADDGKIIPLHKVAKDGIWSIFPRNREQAFAFDLLLDDSVKLVTLVGKAGTGKTLLAIAAGLQKTAEENVYNRLLVSRPVFPMGRDLGFLPGDIEEKLTPWMQPIFDNVELLLSGHEAEKRHSKGYKELMAMGILDIEPLTYIRGRSIPLQYMIVDEAQNLTPHEIKTIITRAGEGTKIVLTGDPYQIDNPYVDSASNGLTYVVERFKEQSISGHVTMTKGERSELAELAANLL; from the coding sequence ATGAAAAATTTCGTGCTCGACACCAACGTCCTTCTCTACGATCCCCAGGCACTGTTCAAGTTCGAGGAACACAACCTCATCATTCCGATCACGGTCATCGAAGAGGTGGACCGATTCAAGAAGGATATGAACGAGACGGGGCGCAACGCCCGCCAGGTCTCGCGCTATCTTGACGAACTGCGCAAGCAGGGGTCGCTTTCGGCCGGCATCAGCCTCGAGAGCGGCGGGACGCTACGCGTCGAGATGTATGAAGAGAAGTTCATGAAAAACCTCCCCCCCGAACTGCGGGAGGAGCGCGGGGATAACCGGATCCTTGCCGTTGCCATGCGGGTAAAGGAGCAGGACGGTGCAATTCCCATCATCTTTGTCACCAAGGACACGAACCTCAGGATCAAGGCGGACGCCCTCGGCATTACGGCGGAGGATTACGAGTCGGACAAGGTCGACATCCAGGAGCTCTACTCCGGCTGTTCGGAGTTCGACGTTGCGTCGGACCTGGTCGACCGCTTCCACGGCCAGGGGTGGGTGGGGATCAACGGCTACCAGCTGTATCCGAACCAGTGCGTAACCCTGCGGGATGAAACCAATCCTTCCCACACCGCCTCCGGTAAGTATCGGGCCGACGACGGCAAGATCATCCCGCTGCATAAGGTGGCGAAGGATGGCATCTGGAGCATCTTCCCCCGCAACCGCGAGCAGGCCTTTGCCTTCGACCTCCTCCTGGACGACTCGGTGAAGCTGGTCACCCTCGTGGGGAAGGCGGGAACCGGCAAGACGCTGCTGGCCATTGCCGCGGGGCTCCAGAAGACCGCCGAAGAGAATGTCTACAACCGGCTGCTGGTCTCCCGTCCCGTTTTCCCCATGGGGCGGGACCTGGGATTTCTCCCCGGCGACATCGAGGAGAAGCTCACCCCCTGGATGCAGCCGATCTTCGACAACGTGGAGCTCCTCCTTTCCGGGCACGAGGCCGAGAAGCGCCACAGCAAGGGGTACAAGGAGCTGATGGCCATGGGGATCCTGGATATCGAGCCGCTGACCTACATCCGTGGCCGCTCGATCCCGCTGCAGTACATGATCGTCGACGAGGCCCAGAACCTGACCCCCCACGAGATCAAGACCATCATCACCCGGGCGGGGGAGGGGACGAAGATCGTTCTCACCGGCGACCCGTACCAGATCGACAACCCCTACGTCGATTCCGCCTCCAACGGCCTGACCTACGTGGTGGAGCGGTTCAAGGAGCAGTCCATCTCCGGGCACGTCACCATGACCAAGGGCGAACGCTCCGAACTGGCAGAACTGGCGGCGAATCTGCTGTAA
- the tsaD gene encoding tRNA (adenosine(37)-N6)-threonylcarbamoyltransferase complex transferase subunit TsaD: MLLLSIETSCDETAAAVVRDGRTILSNVVATQIRDHAEYGGVVPEIASRKHLEMIPVVIAEALRGADVSIDGIEGVAVTQGPGLAGALLVGISLAKAIAFARGIPIVGVNHIEGHLSAIFLERPVEFPFVALAVSGGHTHLYRVDGIGRYTTLGQTLDDAAGEAFDKVAKLLGLPYPGGVEVDRLAAAGDPERIPFPRPLLHDGSYNFSFSGLKTAVLTHLKKHPDYSSEQNLRDICASFQRAVCDVLVAKTFQAAEAAGVERVVMAGGVACNSALRRAMTAAAARRGMELSIPAPPLCSDNAAMIAVPGDYYLTRGIRGDLSLDALVSWPLDTLKTRFAS; the protein is encoded by the coding sequence ATGCTGCTGTTATCCATAGAGACATCCTGCGATGAAACCGCTGCGGCAGTGGTCCGTGACGGGAGAACGATCCTGTCGAACGTGGTCGCCACCCAGATCAGGGATCACGCCGAGTACGGCGGGGTCGTCCCCGAAATTGCCTCCCGCAAGCACTTGGAAATGATACCGGTGGTGATCGCCGAGGCCCTGCGCGGCGCTGACGTGTCGATCGACGGGATCGAGGGGGTCGCGGTGACCCAGGGGCCCGGCCTTGCCGGCGCGCTCCTCGTCGGCATCTCCCTCGCCAAGGCGATTGCCTTTGCGCGGGGGATTCCGATCGTCGGGGTCAACCATATCGAGGGGCACCTTTCGGCCATCTTCCTCGAGCGGCCGGTAGAGTTCCCCTTTGTCGCCCTCGCCGTTTCGGGAGGTCATACCCACCTCTACCGCGTGGATGGCATCGGCCGGTACACGACCCTTGGCCAGACCCTTGACGACGCGGCCGGCGAGGCCTTCGACAAGGTTGCCAAGCTCCTGGGGCTCCCCTATCCGGGGGGCGTCGAGGTCGACCGCCTCGCCGCTGCCGGCGATCCCGAGCGGATACCCTTTCCTCGCCCCCTTCTCCACGATGGCAGTTACAATTTCAGCTTCAGCGGGCTGAAAACGGCGGTCCTTACCCATCTCAAGAAACATCCCGATTATTCATCCGAACAGAATCTGCGCGATATCTGCGCCTCGTTCCAGCGGGCCGTCTGCGACGTTCTCGTGGCTAAGACCTTCCAGGCGGCGGAGGCTGCCGGCGTCGAGCGGGTGGTCATGGCGGGGGGGGTGGCGTGCAACAGCGCGCTCCGACGGGCGATGACGGCCGCCGCAGCGCGGCGGGGGATGGAGCTCTCGATTCCTGCGCCGCCTCTCTGCAGCGACAATGCCGCCATGATCGCCGTCCCCGGCGACTATTACCTGACACGGGGGATACGGGGCGATCTTTCCCTCGACGCCCTGGTTTCGTGGCCCCTCGATACCCTGAAGACGAGGTTTGCATCATGA